The Lycium barbarum isolate Lr01 chromosome 12, ASM1917538v2, whole genome shotgun sequence genome includes a region encoding these proteins:
- the LOC132624212 gene encoding uncharacterized protein LOC132624212, translating to MESIIPTLISSNQSGFVKGRSIFENILLTQEIVSDIRLRGKPANVVIKQDMAKAYDRVFFQSSRGVKQGDRLSPTLFLLSAEVLSRALNSLFSDSRFIGYGIPKWSYPMNHLACADDTIIFTSADTYSLRCIMQILRKYEQVSGQVINNDKISFYMFSKVGTKLVQRVGEITGFSKGRFPFIYLGCSIFHARKKKVYYSDLIKKVKGRLHSWKRKLLSFGGKAVLIRSVLQSMPIHFLSVLAPP from the exons ATGGAAAGCATCATTCCAACTCTGATCTCATCTAATCAGTCTGGTTTTGTTAAAGGTAGAAGTATATTTGAAAACATTCTCCTCACTCAAGAGATTGTTTCAGATATTAGATTAAGGGGGAAACCAGCCAATGTGGTGATTAAACAAGATATGGCCAAGGCTTATGATAGA GTTTTTTTTCAATCTTCAAGAGGGGTGAAGCAAGGAGACCGATTATCACCAACCTTATTCTTATTATCAGCTGAAGTACTTTCAAGGGCTTTGAACTCTTTATTTAGTGATAGTAGATTTATTGGATATGGAATTCCAAAATGGTCTTATCCTATGAATCATCTTGCTTGTGCTGATGACACTATTATTTTTACTTCTGCTGATACATATTCGTTGAGGTGCATCATGCAAATCTTAAGGAAGTATGAACAGGTTTCTGGGCAAGTCATTAATAATGATAAAATTTCTTTTTATATGTTCTCAAAGGTGGGCACAAAGTTAGTGCAGAGGGTAGGGGAGATTACTGGTTTCTCTAAAGGACGATTTCCTTTCATATACTTAGGGTGCTCTATTTTTCATGCTAGAAAGAAGAAGGTCTATTACTCAGATCTCATCAAGAAGGTGAAAGGAAGATTGCATTCATGGAAACGGAAGCTTTTATCTTTTGGAGGAAAGGCTGTCTTAATCAGAAGTGTGCTTCAAAGCATGCCAATCCATTTTCTATCAGTTTTGGCACCACCTTAA